The sequence taaaaaaatttataagggtatacaagcaaatagtaactttataaggatattcatacaatttcctatatttagaagggtatatatgcaaaaaaaaagcctagtagatggaaagaatttagatacattaattaatgtgatagcctttataattctgtatttattAGGAAATGCACCCGGTCCTAGTAGATGGAAAGAATTTAGATACGTTAATATGGTTGTCATCATTTGAGGAACAACAAAACAATctccacatacacacacacacacacacacgtgtCTTTGTATGTATTTGCTAAAGGTATGCCTGATATCTACGAATTCGGGTAACAAATGGAGGTAGATATCCCAAGATGTTCAAAGTAAACGAATTTGGTGTATATAGTATTATAGTTGAAGAGTACATCCCACAGTCCCCCATCCAAGGACCAAGAATGATAAGAATGCTCAAAATAAGTAATTAATGGAATACTGGGAAACATATGTACTCTAGTTTTGCCGggctatatattttatttaaaaacaaTATATGATAACTTCTCTTCTTTTACCTAATCCCATCTTATCAGATTAAAATTCATTCCGACATGCTATGGCTTTAGAATCTctgaaaaaacgaaaaaaaacacacacacacacacacacacacacacacacacacacacacacacacacacatatatatatatatatatatatttccccTCTGCGATCACCTCCTCAATCATTCAGCTTCTCATACGTAATCTATGAGCAGTAATTTGGAAATATGCAGAAGAAAACCACCTTATCCTATAGTTATACATCAACCAAAAGCACCAATAGTtcttcaaatttaaaaaaaaaaacaaaacaaaacagtcACCATGTTTGTAGTAAAGAAGAGATATTCTTGTACCAAGATTTGCATTAAACACCAACCAAGATGAATAGGTAGGAGTAGAAATAATAGCATTAATTCTACCAACCTACTTGtactagagaaaaaaaaacaaatctatATCCAACATAATCTTCACTGCTCCAGCAAAACATGCGATCAAATCTGCAATtagcaaaaaaatgaaaaagaataagTATGAGAATTAACTCTATATCaacaaataaattatatttagtaATAATGCTAAAAGTGATCCAAATAACTTGAAAGCAAATAAGGTGCAAACGTTAGGATAGGTATATCCAACATGTACCAATCAAGATTGTGGGTAGGCATTATCTTCTCTAACTAAAGTTTCCATTCTCTTAGTTTGCTTGCGGGGtcgtcctttatttttttttcctcttggtGCTACGAACACTGCATATGTGCCTCCTGAACATGACACTCTTCCTCTTGAACCATTTCCCTTAGGCCTGCAATATTTTAATGATAACCAAGTGATAAAACACAAACATCATTAAGTTAGAGTAGTGCTATATGTTACCTCCCAAGCCTCTTCGGTGCAGAAGAAGAGGACATTGAAGCTTGAGATTCCTCCACTACTGAATTTTTGCAAGTTTTTGCATGATGCCCAAGATCACCGCAACGCTTACATTTGTGCATCTTCTTCGATGTATTCTCATCTGTACCCCTaattctcttctttttaggccttCCTGGAGGTCTTAGACTGAGCTTAGGAGGCAATACCTTATATCCAATATCAACTTTTATCCATTGGACCTTGTCAGGTAATGGTCCAATTTCTAATGCATAGGCAGTCTTATACTTGGCAACAGTGAAGTACTCCGAGACATAATTTTCCAAATTTGCACCTCTCATACTACAAATAAAAGCTGCAGCATGCACACAAGGAATGCCCGACACCTCCCACAGACGACAAGAGCACCTTTGTTCATTTAGAATTACTTCATGTCTTCCATTAGTCTCAATTACTTCTGCTCTATAATCACTGGTTCTATAAACATTATAATCACCTAGCTTAAGGCTAATGTCTCTTACATACTTCATTACCACAGGAACTAAATTTCCTTTCCAACGGGCAGCCATTCTCCTTCTTGCTTCCATTTTCACCATAATTTTTTGTCTTACGACATCTAATAAATCAAGAACTGGCCTATGTCTAGCCTCAGAAATCCAAGCATTGAATGACTCCGAAAGGTTGTTTGTTATATAGGAGCACTTAGCTGTGATGCCAAACTGAGATCTACTCCATAAGCCAATATTTTCAGCATTAAGATACTTGAATGCCTCCAAGCTAGCCTCcttaatttgattgatgatATCGTCATGTTGGACTTTTGTATATGCCCTTGCAGCTCCCCATACCTTAATTTTAAGCCAGTCTCCTGGAAACTTTGTTTGAAAGTTTTTGTACAAGTGTCTCATGCATTTTCTATGCTCTGCTTGAGGGTATATATGTTGCACTGCTTCTTCGAGTCCCTTTTGTCGATCTGATACAAGTACCAGACCTTCTGGagtttgaattgattctttaagtgcctccaaaaaccaagtccAGCTATCACTATTTTCAGATTCTGCAATACCAAAAGCAACTGGAAACAAACCATTATTTCCATCAAGTGATGTAGCAGCCATCATCACACCCCTGAACTTTCCCTTTAAGTGGCAACCATCTAGGCCTATGAAAGGCCTACAACCAGCTAAAAAGCCCGTACTGCAAGCTTGCAGACAAATAAAGAAGCGGTGGAAGTAATGCTTGTCATCAACCACATCTAACTTTAGCTTTACTACACTACCTGGGTTTCTTCTCAAAAGCTCCTCCTTGAAATCCTCCATTCTCTCAAAAGAATCTGCCCAATTACCATGAATCATAGACATGGCAAGCTCCTTTCCTCTCCAAACTCTGTGGTATGGAAGCTCAAGATGATAGAATTGCAACAATCTCCTTTTTAACTCAATAGGCGACAGGTCACCCTCTTTTCGTAGCCAACCAATGATCCTATCATATATCCAAAATTGTGTGGCCATCTTGTTGCCACATTTGTTTATAGATGAGCACGTATGAGGTTCCTTCAATTTTTTGACCTGCACATACaaacaaaataatatattaatatatgcaATATTTTTCATAAGCCCTGTAATTAAAAGCTAACATATTTCAACCATAATACCTGAAATGTATGACCATCACATAATAGTGAAGCATGAAGTCTCCAATTACAAGCTTCATCTTTGCAACTCACTGTCATTCTACCAGGCTCACTTTTGAGAACTCTTACGGCAAATTCATTCAATATAGCATACTGACTCAGTGCCACCTTGAACTGTTCTCGACTTGTATATTTTGTCCCTACGGCCATGTTAGGATCCACAATGTCCATCTCATATGTCTCTCCCTCATACTCTATGAtattttcatcatcatcatcagaatcGCTATTATAAATACTGTGATAGCTACTCTCAGAACCATAAATTTCAGTATCTGTTTCCTGCTCCTCTTGAGATAAAGTTTCATCATTTACCCCAACAAAGTCATTATTTTCAATAGCAGTAGCTAAAGTATCAATGCCTATTGTAGCTAGATGCTCATTTTCAttgtacctttggttttctcttACTTCATCCTCTCGAATCTCTTCTATTGCAGTTGCAGTGCTTCTACATGTTTCAATTTGATCTTGGCTGCCTAGTATTGATTGAGAAAGTTGTATAATATTGGTCTCTTTTGTGACAAATATGAAGCACTCTTTTAAATCCTTATACTCCTCAAACAAACTCATTAATTTTTGATCTGTGTCTAATATCATGTAAGACTTAGGCATTAAATGTCTAATCACAGACCAAATCTTTATAGTCTCTTCAAGCTTCAAATTGAAGGTATGCACTATATCATCATATAGGTCCTTATAGCAATAACAGTCAACATCAACTAACCAGCTCTTTTGTCTTCCAAAGTAGTACTTAAGTCTTGTAGAATTCTTAACCttcttaaaatatcctccaaatTTTACCTTCAATTTGAATAGTTGTTGCTCCATTTAAGAACCTGTacattgaataaataaatatacacGATATAAATTGTAAGAGAGTGTTTATCAACCAAATGTAttctaacaaaataaaagaaaaaaagaataatatacAACCATATTATATTTCAACAATCAATCAAAAATGGGTTCGTCTTTCTTACCCCCAAATAAAGTATATGGTATACAGTtagaaaccaaaaaatagaGTTTCAATATAGGTTCACAGCGAAAAAtaggaatgaaataaaatcagctACAACAATCATTATTGTTGTTCCAACACTTgtaatgattattttttttggttcaaattaatagaagaaaaatagtataaatcaacgaaagagaagagaggaaaagatgatattgaaataccttTGTTTATGATCAACTTTGTTTATGATCAACAGATGGCAGAGTTTTTGAAGGTTTGAAAGATCGATTGCGTCTTTGGAGAGGAAAGATTTACAAcccagaaattttttttctttattctttgttGGGTTCCAGAACAGGGAGGAAGGGGGTCGGAGATCCCGAGCGAGCGCCTCGTGATCTCGGGCAGCTCTCGCTCGCCATGTGCCGCGGGATCGCGATCTCGCCATCGCGAACGCCTGCGGGCGAACCAGCCAAGATCTCACGATCGCGTCTCCCGCGGGCGAACGCCAGCGATAGCGTCGCGATCTCGCGAACGCCCGCGATAACGTCGCGATCTCGCGGACGCCCGCGATCGGGATCCCGATTCGTGGGGGGCGGGCGGGCGCCGGGGGGTGGGGGCGAGGGTTGGGGAAGCCGGCCGCCGGGAGGGAAGCCCGCGGGGGGGTGGGGAAGCCGCCGGGAGGGGGGGAAGCCCCGTGGGGAAgccgccgggggggggggggggggggggaagccgCCGGGAGGGGGGGCGCCGGGGGGGAAGCCTGCGGGGGGTGGGGAAgccgccggggggggggggggcgccgGTGGTGGGTAAGCCGGGCGCCGGGGGGGGGTGGTGAAGCCGGGCCGGGGGGGGTGGCGCGGGGAACCCAGGCGCGGGGGTGTGGAGGTAGAAGAGTTAAGGGTAATAATGTCATTtcgaattttatttttattttaattaatataaatacaatttttttaaacaccgttagaacaaccgttacattaggatatttgtacaataacagagttttacgagggtatacatgcaaatatcaattttggaagggtattcacacAAAATCTaacatttagaagggtatctatgcaaaaaaacccatttttttttattatttttatgtctGTTCAGTCCGTTTCGTTGGCTTACAGGCTTAGTCAAACGGCGACTGGTCCACAATTAGAAATGGCGAGGGGGGAACGTGTCACATCATCACCCCAGTCAACGAACCCCTCCACCTTCAACTTCTTCACTTCTCcaactcttcttcctcttcctcttcttctcttccataTAAGAAGCAAGACCTCCCATCCATTCCCTTCAACCCAGTTTGCAGGAGAGAAGCCCCATTAGCTTTCCACTCCTCTTCCATTCACCATGGCCTCCAAGCTCCTCttccccctcctccttctcctcgccCTTGTGGGCGGCTCCCACGCAGGCAGCATCGCCGTCTACTGGGGCCAGAACGGCAACGAGGGCACCCTCGCATCCGCCTGCGCCACCGGCCTCTACTCCTACGTCAACATCGCCTTCCTCACCACCTTCGGCAACGGACAGACCCCCGTCCTCAACCTCGCCGGCCACTGCAGCCCCTCCGACGGCACCTGCGAAACCATCTCCTCCGACATCCAGTCCTGCCAGTCCCGGGGCGTCAAGGTCCTCCTCTCCCTCGGCGGCTCCTCCGGCAGCTACTCCCTCACCTCCGCCGCGGACGCCCAGAGCGTCGCCAACTACCTCTGGAACAACTACCTCGGCGGCAGCTCCTCCTCTCGCCCCCTCGGCGCCGCCGTCCTCGACGGCATCGACTTCGACAACGAGGCAACCAACGGCGATTACTTCGACGACCTCGCGAAGGCTCTGTCGCAGTTCAGCAGCCGGAAGAAGAAGGTCTACCTCTCGGCGGCCCCGCAGTGCCCCTACCCCGACGCGCACGTTAACACGGCGCTGAAGACCGGGCTTTTCGACTACGTCTGGATCCAGTTCTACAACAACCCTCCGTGCGAGTACACGTCGGGGGACATCAGCAAGTTGACCAGTGCGTGGAAAACTTGGACTTCGAGCGTGACGGCgaccaacttcttcttgggggtGCCGGCGTCGACTGCTGTTGCCGGCAGTGGGTACATCCCCCCGAGCGCGCTCACTTCTCAGGTGCTTCCGGCGATCAAGAGCACGGCGAAGTATGGCGGGATTATGGTGTGGAACAGGTACTACGATGAGCAGAACAACTACAGTGCCACCGTGAAGAACAGCCACTGTCCTAATGGTTCGGCTCTTGGGTCATGTCTTTCAGGAAATAGATCAGGTATGCCTTTAgaggcttctctctctctctctctccctcctcaaATCCATTGGTTTACATCTTATTTAATCCTAATACCAAATATATTAATTCGGTGGGCAAAAAGTTATGTTCAAAGAATCAGAGCCAGAGGCTCAAATGGATTTGAAGGTCAGAAATCTGATAAGTAAAAGATTAAAATATAGGTAATTGATTAATGGCCAAGTAGTATAATAGATGGTCTTTCTGATTCAAGTCGCATCTTTATTACTAGGGTAAAATCGTAAAAGTGGACGGGATAATATTTGTCCAAAACCATTTTCATGTTTGGGTCCAACCAGACATGggtataaattttaatatttgattATAATAACAAATCTATATATACACTTTGGTTTACAAAAAATAGATGCTAATATAAATAGGCAATCATCTGATCTGTATTAGTCTACTAAAATATCCAATTATATCTGCAATCTTATTTGGTCTTATGTAGCTTTTATGAACTTCGAAATAAAGTAAGTGACAAAATTAGTATCTTGAACTTGAATCATCTTTCATATTGTGATATTTTTGATCCGATGATTCATAAAGTTTAACAATTTTATTCATGTCCATGTTGATATTTGTGCTGTCAATAATCAATCTGTAaatgcatctctctctctctctctctctctctctctgtaatcAATCTGTAACGATGGTTTGGCTTGGTTTGAATTTAAACTTGAATCaagattaaaataatgataaataaatcaAGTCTAATCTGAATCTTTAagcttaaaattaatttttatcaaCCTTGATGGTTTCTTGTTGGACTGGACCGCAGAGGATTGCGCAGAGTGCATCACAAGCGGTGGCCAATGTGGATACGATAACAACACGAGGAGTTTCATGTGTATCTGCCGTGATAGAACCCATCTGAGAAGTTGCAGTGAGTCCTCACCTTCCCTAAAGGATTTCGTGTAGGGATTATGTCAAGATAGATGTTACTTTATAGTTCCTTGGTCCTCACTCAGGTTTTTTATTTATCCTCTGCTGATAATATCTTTACATGTGAATTTGAACATTTTGAAGCATAAGATGTAGCAGTTACATGGCATGGTTTAGTTTATAAAGTTGATGCATGTGGTCGATTTATGACTGGTTCCTCCTAGGCATCTAAAAATATAATGACGAGAAGCCTATTTTATGTGCATCTTCCCTGATCAATCCCACTTGGGATAATGACAAGAAGCCTATTTTATGTGTATCTTCCCTGATCAATCCCCCTGATCATTTTTTAGACTACTTTCTGTTCGGTTCAGCTGTAAGAATTTCACAGAGATTGATGGAAAGATGAGTTAATTTATTGATCTCGGAGTATTTCCTAGGATGCTGATTGGTTTCGGTTGATCAATTGATACCTTTATATGTTTCATGACAGTTTTCAAGCCTAGGAACCATGCCCTTGATAATGACTAAAAATCCTCTCTGCTTCTGGT is a genomic window of Phoenix dactylifera cultivar Barhee BC4 chromosome 4, palm_55x_up_171113_PBpolish2nd_filt_p, whole genome shotgun sequence containing:
- the LOC120110655 gene encoding uncharacterized protein LOC120110655, with translation MEQQLFKLKVKFGGYFKKVKNSTRLKYYFGRQKSWLVDVDCYCYKDLYDDIVHTFNLKLEETIKIWSVIRHLMPKSYMILDTDQKLMSLFEEYKDLKECFIFVTKETNIIQLSQSILGSQDQIETCRSTATAIEEIREDEVRENQRYNENEHLATIGIDTLATAIENNDFVGVNDETLSQEEQETDTEIYGSESSYHSIYNSDSDDDDENIIEYEGETYEMDIVDPNMAVGTKYTSREQFKVALSQYAILNEFAVRVLKSEPGRMTVSCKDEACNWRLHASLLCDGHTFQVKKLKEPHTCSSINKCGNKMATQFWIYDRIIGWLRKEGDLSPIELKRRLLQFYHLELPYHRVWRGKELAMSMIHGNWADSFERMEDFKEELLRRNPGSVVKLKLDVVDDKHYFHRFFICLQACSTGFLAGCRPFIGLDGCHLKGKFRGVMMAATSLDGNNGLFPVAFGIAESENSDSWTWFLEALKESIQTPEGLVLVSDRQKGLEEAVQHIYPQAEHRKCMRHLYKNFQTKFPGDWLKIKVWGAARAYTKVQHDDIINQIKEASLEAFKYLNAENIGLWSRSQFGITAKCSYITNNLSESFNAWISEARHRPVLDLLDVVRQKIMVKMEARRRMAARWKGNLVPVVMKYVRDISLKLGDYNVYRTSDYRAEVIETNGRHEVILNEQRCSCRLWEVSGIPCVHAAAFICSMRGANLENYVSEYFTVAKYKTAYALEIGPLPDKVQWIKVDIGYKVLPPKLSLRPPGRPKKKRIRGTDENTSKKMHKCLREMVQEEECHVQEAHMQCS